Within Cercospora beticola chromosome 6, complete sequence, the genomic segment ACAGGCATGGTGTCATTGAGGACCCACCTTGTGAAGTTGACGCATTGATGGTGTCTACAATGCCAAGCCACTAGCGTGTCTGCACCGTATCTGAAAGGGCTGTGATGTTACATGTGTGATGGGGCTCCAGCTTTGGCACGGCTCGGAAGCCGCGATCCGCTGCGAGCGGCCCAGTGGTCGTGCACGGACAGATGGAATGATGGAATTGCCGAAAAGAGGAAGTACGCACCAGCAGAAGCAGTGAGGACTGTTAAAAGCGTGGGTCGGAAGCATAGTTCTTGTGAATCACAGTGGATCGTTAATGATGCGTGGTAGGTATTAGCTTCTATTGCTCGTTCCGACGGACGGCTCAAGACCATCACATCGACCCACGCCACACGGGGCGTGCATGAGAAATACCTGCTTTCCGACCATCCAAAGAGAAGACATAAAAGCTTCGAGTAAGACCGGCTTGTGCTCGTGTCCACCAGACATCATTCCACTCGGGAACCTTTTGTTCCCGGCTTATTTCTCTACTTGCACTTATTCCACTGATTGTGTCCTGAGGACTCACGCAACACCATGAAGCTCCAATGGTCCCTGGTGGCCCTGGCTACTGCGGTCAACGCAAGCCATAAATACTTGGAAGAAGCCATGCGCGGAGAGCGTGTCTCTGGATATGGTACTTATGACAAACCATCCTGGGAGCCATCATTCAAGGATCAGTCTCCACCTTACAAGGCGCACCGCATCACACGTGAAGATTGGGATCTTTCATGCAGCAGTGGCGAGACCAGCTGCCGGGATGCCGTCGACGGCTCGAACACGACAGCCTGGCGCAGCGAGCCTGGTCAGAGTCCTTACATTACGATTGATCTGCACGATCACTACGCTGTCAGCGCAGTTGTGGTGTTGCCCCCCATAGATTTGAACAGCTCGGCCGGCTTGATCACTCACCACGAGATTTACCTGAGCCATGACGCCAAAAATTGGGGTTCGCCTGTAGCCCATGGCATGTGGCCGACCACGAACAGACAACGACTCGCGGCTTTCGAGCCCATGTCAGCTCGATATGTGCGTTTAGTTGCCACATCTTCCGACGAGGGGTCACCGTTCTGGATTGGCATCTCTGAGCTCAACATCTATGCGAATCTTTACACTATTCCTAAAGATCCCAGCCGAGGGATATGGGGTCCCACCATAGACCTGCCTGTCGTGCCAGCTTCGGGCGCCCAAGTAGCCACCGGTGAAGTCCTGCTGTGGTCATCGTGGGGAGATGACCAGTTTCATTCAACTCCAGGCGGGAAAACGGCGATGTCATTCTGGGATTTCCGCAGCAATACCGTGTCTAAGCGAATCGTTTCTAATACGCATCATGACATGTTCTGCCCTGGCATCGCTATCGATGGGACCGGCAACATGGTCGTGACTGGCGGTAATGATGCTGCTCAGACCAGCCTTTTCGTCGCCAGTGAAAACAAATGGCATTCGGCCAAGCCTATGAAACTTGAGCGCGGTTATCAAGCTACGACGACCCTATCAGATGGCCGGGTCTTTGTCATCGGGGGTTCCTGGGCGGGCGGGTCGAACATTGACAAGAACGGTGAAGTTTATGACCCTGCGACTAGGGAGTGGACGTCTCTGCCAGGCGCTAGAGTCGAACCCATGCTCACGGATGATATGGAAGGCCCTTGGAGAGCAGACAACCATGGCTGGCTGTTTGGATGGAAGAACCGCACCGTGTTTCAAGCTGGTCCCAGCCAGCGCATGAACTGGTATTTTGTGGAAGGCAACGGTGATGTCCTGCCTGCGGGACAGCGTTTAGAAGACGAGGATTCGATGTCTGGAAACGCGGTCATGTTCGATGCCACCAAAGGCAAGATCCTCACATTTGGAGGTTCACCAGACTACGAAAAGTCGCTAGCCCATGCAAACGCTCATATCATCACTCTCGGTAACCCTGGAGACGAAGTTGATGTGCGACCCGCTGGTAAAGGTGGCGCGATGAATTATAAACGCGTCTTCCACACTTCGGTCGTGCTTCCAGACGGCAAAGTGTTCATTGTTGGAGGCCAGACGTATGGCGTCGCATTCAACGAGGAGAACATACAGTTCACGCCCGAGTTGTACAACCCAGAAACGGATACTTTCGAGGAGATGCAGCATAACAACATCGTTCGGACATATCACTCAGTCTCGATCCTTGTACCCGACGGACGCGTGTTGACCGGCGGAGGTGGGCTTTGCGGCAACTGTTCAGCAAATCACTACGATGCGCAGCTTTTCACGCCCCCGTATCTTCTGACTGATTCGGGTGATGAGCGTGAGCGGCCCGCCTTTGCTTCCAACTTACCTCGCACAGTCGGCGTCGGCGGGCGGCTGTTCTTTAGCACCACGACCAAGATCGCTTCTGCGGCGTTGATCCGCATATCCAGCGCCACCCACACTGTCAACACCGATCAACGTCGTGTACCGTTGGTTCTCAGCAGATATGGTTTCTTCAAAAATAAATACAGCGTGCAAGTCCCGATTGACCCAGGAGTTGTCATTCCTGGCTACTGGATGCTCTTCGTCATGGACGTACATGGTACTCCAAGTATCGCCCAGACCATCTTGGTTACTGTCAAACAGAATGTCAAACACGGTGCTGCTTTTAGCGACGAGAGTGAGCCGTATCTATTCCGGATACAAGAAGGGCTACGTCGCTAAGTCACTTCGTAACCGATAGCGTCAGACGAAAGAATGCGATGGATTTAGTAATATCGCGTTAGTAGCTTTTCGGTTAGAGACCTGGATGGCTGGCGGCCACGGACCACTGTTCACCTTTGAGATCAAGCCAAAGCGCCCGTCGTTCAAGGAAGCATAGTTACGGGTGTCTCAACTGGAAGCATTTGTAGCACAAATTCATCTGCTTTTCTGCGGCTGAGCAGACACCCTTCGTCAACTTCACCGGTCAACATATGCACCAGAAACCGTTTGAAACACGCATCACCGAGCCCTGCCCTACGTTACAATGGTTCTCCTTGTGACAAACAAAGGCAACGGGACAACCATCAGCTCTCTCAAGCATTTGGTGCACGGTGTTCACTTAAAGCCAAGAAACCAAGAAGGTCCGGGTCAAGCTGATACATGAGGCGCGGAAGCTACTGTCTAGGAGCGCAAAGACAGAAGTACATGTGATTTGCAGCTTGCGACAGTGACATTGTTTGCACCGCAATCGACCCATCTGTCGGTGCCTTTGCAACATCTCAAATGTACAAAACGACGGCGAACGGGCTGGCTTCGAAACGAACATGTTCCACTGAGTCGGGATTCGGTATGCAGCCACAAATGTGTTTGTCGTTCGTGGTGCACTGGAGACACCGACACGTCGGGATATCTTGCTGGTCGTCGTTGCATGAGATCTTCTGAGGTCCTACCAGGCCGATACAGCGCTGAGCTGTACTCAAGAAAGCTTCGAATCCTTTGGTAACCATTTCCAGGTTATATATGACCTATGAACTCGTCTTCCGGAACCACACTCTTGCTCAACACCCCCCAGCTTCAATTCGAAAGACTTCTGTCAAAACCAAACCACTTTCTCCTATCCAAACTCACACTTCAACCTAAAACTTGCCACCTGCACCATGCGTTCCAACATTCTCAAAGCAGCAGTCCTACTCTCCAGCGTATTCCAACTCTCGACCGCCGCAGCACTGACCCCAGCCGGTGAGATCCTCGCGCAGGCCCTCGCAGATTACGGAGGCGTTGGAGCCTGCCATCGATCGCGCGAACGATGCCCAGATGTGGAACTCTCGCCCTCCTGTCGCCCTGAAGATCTGGCACCGTGCAGAGACTACTGCCTGAGGAAGGTTGGCAATGTGCCTGGTCTCCAGTGGGAGTTTCAGAGGAATATTAATTCTGCTCATCCGGAAGATACGTCTGGTGGGAGTCAGTGCGTTTGTTTGGTGATTTGATGGGGTTAGCTAGGGTAGTAGCGCTGATTGGGAGGTGGCTGGCATCGTCTGGAGCAATGTCTTCGAGCAGCGGATTGTGGCATTGGATCTTCGGGGATAAGGTTCGTCCAGTGACGGGGGCAACATGCAAAGGCAGAGTGCTGCAACTGGAGAACGCAGTTTTGGTGAAGGGAAGCACAAGCGAAGTTGTGATGATGGCAACACACTCTTTAGGACGCGTCTGTACTTTGACGAAATGGGACGTGAGCCTCCAGATATGGGGCGAAATGCAGTAGCCAAAAATTCTTGGGTATTGAAGCGAAGTATTGAACATCTCGCAGCGTGTgtactccttctcctctttcagTCTTTGGATCACGTCCGATTCTCATAAACGCGAGATTTTTGCTATCGTAGCCGCTGATGAACATGTGCTTCCAGATCGGTGAGGTGATGCAGGTGGCTGCATATTCGGGCTGGCAGCTCTATGCATCCTTTGTGGCGCAGTTCTCGACCTCAGTTTGTCCCACCTTGACACGGGCTGAGCTAAAGCAACACAGCCCAGTGTTTATATCCTTCGTTCTCTCCATTCTGACTTTTGTATTTTTTTTTTTGCTCTGGGTGAATCTGCACAAGTCGTTGTATAAACAAGTATTTCTGACCGCGCGTGTGTCTCTGAGGGGAATACCAGCACGGTTCCCTGCAAGAACGAAGAAAACAGACATcatcttgagcttctcggaCCCGGCTCTTCAGGCTTGAAGAGTGAAGGGAGCAAGATGCCAGAAGGTCTCAAACTCACGTACATGCTCCCGCCAAATCTATCACTCGTCCCAGACCGCGACATAAAGCTCGGCCAGCTTCTACCGCTATCATACGACAAGCCTCGGTTGCCAGATCCCGAGTCCAATCTCACAGACTCTCCAGATTACGTTTACCCGGACCCAAGTCTCATCAAacacgaagtcgaagaacCCTGGGAGTATGGCGAAGGCTACAAGAAAGCAGTCTCGGGTGGTGTCTGGGCCGATATCCCAGTCCTAACAGCGATCTGTGGATCTCTAGGCTTCCAGCGATCCGGAGGCGAGGATATCACAGTGGAAGCCAAAAAGGTCGAGACGAGTTGGTTTAGTCCCAGTGCCAAGTATCTCGCCacggcgctgcagcagccTACAGCAAGCGAGCATTTGCTGCAGGATCCGAAAGCACCGGTGTTCATGGTGACGGGCTTGAAGGTTGCTTATGATGCTTCGATAACTTTTGGAAAAGAGAAGTCGAAGGAGTTCCATGGCAGTGTCGGTGCGGATCTCACGGCTGTTGGAGCTCCGGTCAAAGTAGGGCCAGAGGCTGCTTTCAGTCGGTCTCGCGAGGTGCATTTTCGTACGCACAAGGATGGGCCTTTTGTGCTTGCGTATCAGTTGAAGCGGATCCGGCAGAAGAGAGATGGGTCGTTGGAAGTCAAGGGCTACAACTCCCGCGCTTTCCTCTTCGACGATGAGCTTCCGACTGCTGAGACCGAATTTGAAACTCTGTGGGTAGTCGATGAAGTGACATCGGAGATGGTGCTCGATGAAGAATGAGGCCGATGACTTGTTTGTGAGCAGTGTTCCATCTGCTCAATCATGACGTCTTTTAGTAGTCTTGCAATATGTAGATAATGGTCGTATCCGCTTAGTCCCTGCAGCAGCATTGAGGATGGTCTCAACACGAAGGCTTTTTGTAACATGATGATTGTGAAGTAGCTTCCAAGGCCGCAGGTAATTGTATCCGTCACGCGGGATCGCCATCTTCTGCAGAGCGTTGCTCATGCCCTTGCAGCGTCTAAGTTCGTGAACCCGCATACTGTACTCATCTGAGGTTGATTCAGGGAATCGAAGAAGGTAGTCGGCCTGGTTGAGGAGAACATCATCCAGTAGCAACGATGCAATGCCTGCTGCAACGGGAGTGGCCACTGAAGTTCCAGATTTGGTACCACGCACGCCAGGCCTGACCAGTGCTTGAACCTCGCATCCAAGAGTAGCGAACTCTTTGTGTGAATTTTCCATCCTCACGTTGCGAGAGTATTTGTTGCCAATGCCATCGGCAGCGTGGATGCAGATCACTCGATCGTGACATGCTGGCCACTGGACTTCATCATTGCCACCGAAATTTGAGGCTGCAGCGAACACCAGGCAAGGTCTCTCAGGTCGTCCCACTGCACCCTCTATAGCCTGATTTATGATTGGGACTTCTTGCGCGAATCCAAATGATAGTGAGATGATGTCCACGCCCTCGACATTGACCGCGTAATTGATGGCCTACAGGTAGAGCAGAAGTCAGCTGCGGGAGTAGACGACGGGAACGAGTTGATACCTACATTGGCTATTCGGCGTGCCTGCTCCTCTGTTGGCATTACGCTGATGATATCTTGCTTGCCTCGGAAAGCCTGAGCGACAAAGGTCTTGCAATGCGGGGCGACTTGACGCAATACAGACACGGCATGAGGGCCATGATCGTCAGTCGCTGCGCATTGCTCCAAGACATTGCCCACATCATCACAGCCTGGCTGGCCTTCAACGGCTCCGTGGTCGGTGCACCAGGTACGGTAGCTAATACATCTGTGATGGACGTTTTTGTATTAGTTCTTGTCGAAATTTGCTCCAGTATCAATGATCGCGACTTTGACCTGAGAAGACATACGTTTGTCTGATAGAACGGCCTTGTGAGCCTCGTTCCTAAGGTTAGCGAACCACTCCGCCGCATATTTAGATTCCGGGCCTTCTATAGAGGCCACTGGGGTGCAGCCTTCCCCTCTTGGCCTGATATCTTGCTTGTTTGCAGAATCTATCGAGCGTGTGTCGTCGCTCTGCGCTGCGCCCGATTGCGCATCAAGTTCTGTCTGCACGCGACCAGAGTCGCGGAGCAGTGCCAGGAACTTATCGGGCGGAAGTTCGGCGCATCGTGCCACGAGCTGTAATGACTTCACAAGAGTGGTGAATTTTTCATATATTGGTGAGTCTTGTATCATGGGTCCCGATTGCTTGAGATCCTCCTCGGCTTTGATACAGGCCATAGCGACCTCGTGAACCTGGTGCCCAATGGTAGGCTCTACCTTCTGGCACTCCGGTACCAACTTTGGCACTTCATCATATACAATGATGCGTCCAAGCCAGATGGTCAGGATCAGTTTCCCGAATGCTGGGAGACTGGGTCGTGCTTTGTTCATGAAGTGCTCCATGAATACCTCGGGATAGATTCGTGAGGTCGAAAAGGGTAAATATGGCTGCAACACCccgccagcagcatcgcTTGGAATGTGCAAATCAAGATCCACGCGACCATCGTGCCAGAATGCAGTGCCGCTCAGATGGAGGTATGCGTAGGCCAAGAGCAGCACAACTGCCAAACGATGTTTGACGTCTGGAAGGAAGCTGTCACCTGGCTCAGTCAGCCAGTCAGCCAAAGGCGTCAGCGTTATGCTGCCGCTTCTTCTGTGATTCGTTTCTGGGATAACTTGCAGGAACCCTGCTTTCCCAGGCCGCAAGTAGATTTCTTCGAATCCGTCGGCTAGGATCTCACACAGAACGGCGTGTTGCCTTTCTTCCGCGCTGCTGGTCGGCCACTGAAGTCTGATTCGTGCAGCTCTCCATTGACGTATCGACTTCTCTCGACTGTCTGAAGGTCTCTGCCCCACTTGTGAATGAGACCATGGCATCATGTTGAGACGTGCAATGCGAGCATCTCAGTTGAAGACTGATCAGCTTCTCAAGTTTGCGTACACTCTCATACGTGCTGCCAATGGTCTGCAGCAATTTCTCCCCTTTCACGAGGTCTATgatcgaagctggaagaaatTCTGGGTCCAGAGCAACGGCACATGTTTCCAGATCGAATTCGAGTCGCTCGCGAATGTCGGTTCCGGGGCAGAACAGAAATGGCTTGATGGTCGTGTGGAAGCTGTGTTCCGTGTTCGCAATCACATCAGTGCCTTCCCACTCTACGGCATGCTTGATGCTGTGCAGATTTGGCCAGAGCTGGAGCGTGCCCGGGCTGATATCGGTTCGAAGGAGCGCCTCGAGGGTCATCAAAAGCTGATGAAATGACGCGGAACTGCGCGTAAATTGAAGCATGGAAAGGTTCGTCGTCCAGCTGGGAGTCCCGGTTCACGGCGGCCTGGGCCGCCTTGCCGTCGCCCGTCTTCGCGACGAGGAGCTCAGCGACGCAAAGAAACGCCGGTAATATTCCCCTCAAAAGGCTGATATCAGATTCCGCATCCATCCCAGTAGTTAGAGAGCGGCAACGCTGCGTCGTAAAGATGgagccaacagcagcagccgccgACACTGGATCGGGTCAGGTGCGACCTCGAGacgccgtcgccgtcgcaGGCGCGCAGCCTCGTTTGATCCGCGCAGCTGCACGTGAGGGGCGTCTGCCGTGCATGCTCTAGACTCCGGCGTGGGCAGAGCTGGAAGCTAGCAAAAGACGAAATTGAACCTTTTCGCCGACGTATTGGGCGTCTTCGCGCACGGCTCTCTGTCTGTGGAACACAGGCTGAGGAACAATAGCGCAGTTCGGAGCAGCATCGCGCAGCTTCTGGAGGCGATCAGCAAGAACCTTTGTCTCTGCATCAGATCGAGAGTGCAGCTCGTAGAACACCAGCGAACGACAGACGATGATCCGATCGAGCCCGCTCCAGCATACGATGTCACGAAGGTCGCGTGCCGACGAATTGGTCGCCATGTCGCGAACCTGGTCAGATTTGCGGCGCTGATACGATTGCGTAGTATGCAGCAGTATCGTGAGCGCAGTGAACATCATGAACCTTTGGATCATGATGGTCTGCCTCTCCGAGACTATTTTGACAAGGTTGTTACACGAGTTCTGAAGGAGACATTCGAGGACACGGACATGGCAGGGTTTCTTGACGGCCCACCACAAGATATGCAGCAAAGCGTTCCACAGAGGATAAAACAGACCGTGACTAGCCGGTGGAAGCGTATATGCTACCATATTGCTCGCTACCAACAATTACGAGCGTCGGACAGCCCGGCTGAAGAAAAcatggatgatgaggacaCCTTTATGGAAGATGTGCAACTCGACGCAGGCGTCAAACACGCTGTTCCCTTGGGAGGCGATCGAATCCATGTTTCGAAGAACGTGGTCATACCTCAGCACGAGAAAGCCACCACATTTCAGGGGTCTTTGAACGACCAGGTCAAAGTGCCTCAGCCGCAGAGTATTACCCCCTCCGTAGCGTTGACAAATGTTGCAGGGTTCAGCGTCCGGATGCCCAAACTAAGAAAACAGGATGTTACGTATGAGAATGGAATGCTCGAGTTCCTCTGTCCTCTATGCAAGAtcccgcagcagctgccgaGCGATAAGTCTGCTGTTCACCAACATCGGGCGTGGGAGTGAGCATACAAACGGCAATATTTGGAATTGCAAGGAACACTGATCATTCGCAGGAAGCATGCATTCTACGATCTGGAACCTTACATTTGCCTTTTGGATTGCAAGACGCCAGAAGCCACTTATCGCACTTTCGAGGACTGGACACGACACATCAACAACGAACACGCTCGTTATACTTGGCAGTGCCAAAATTGTACACAGTCCTGCGATAATCAAGCTGCGTTTGAGCATCACCTGCAGTCCCAGCACGAAGCCAAGCTGACAGCAGGCGAACTAGCCTTCGTAGCCAAGACTTGCGAGCGGCCTGTTGCAGCATTCTCGGCCTGTTTCTTCTGCGGGAAATATGAGCTGACCGGGCAAACACAAGCCGAGAATAaagatgctgcagctgtgcgAGAACGGAAGATGATGCATTGTATGGCACAGCACATGAGATCTTTGGCCTTGACATCTTTGCCGGATCAACTGTCAGTTTCAGATGGCTCTGCTGAATCAGCAGCAAGAGTCTCAGATGCAAGCGAAGCCTCAGCCCCGCTTCGGACAGTCACTCAAAGCAACGCCAAGTCGACCGATCCGAGTAGCGAAGCCTTTGAAAGCATACTTTCTCAGCTCAAAGTGCAATACGAGGTGACAGATGGGCGAGCAGAGTTCACCAACGAGTGGAGACTGAAGTCTGATCTAATGAGCTCCGACAACAGGCCTGCGGACCACGAGGAATTGATGCTGGACCCAGAAGCTTATTCCCAGCGGTATGCCACCGTATTATCAGCAAGATTGAACTTTGTTAGCAAAGATCCGCCACGATGGGATGGAGTACCATTTGATGTTCAGGGTGAAAATGGCTTTGCTTCGTATCCTGGACTACCACAACAGGAAGGGCAGGATGGAGGTCCTTCGCGCAGTATGAGTTTACCGGGCGTGGGCCAGGACAGTCCCAAACCGCCTGCGTCCAACAAACATCACAAGTGCCCATATTGCGAGTTCGAGTTCAGGCGACATGACGACCTCAAATCGCATCTCCTTACTCACAGCCAGGAAAAGCCGTACGTGTGTCAGACGTGCCAAGCACGTTTCCGGCGTCTGTCCGATTTAAAGCGACATACCAAGAAGCACACGGCCTCCAATCTAGTTCACGGTGGACGGTCatttgatgaagatgatagTGGCTACGCGTCATTGCATCAATACCAGGGTGGCCTAGTCATGCCAGATTCCAATCCACCTCCCAGACCGAATTTCGAAGCAAATGCCATGTTTCAGGAGCCCTCGAAAAACTCGCAACCTTTCTACGGTCAGCTACCCGAGTCTTCATCTGTTCAAGACCCGTTCAAATTCTTCGGCGTCAAAAATCCGCGACTGAACACCGATCTACCCCCTTCCATAGCAAGTTGCGACATTCACTGCCGCTCGCTTTCAATAGGAGCTTGGAAAGTTGTTGGCCGAACTGTGAAGGACTTATCAGTCTATTATTGGGTCGATCAGGCGGTAATAGCATACTTTTTCAGAGGCAACGGCATGGGGTGCAAAATTGAATATCCCTTCGCGTGGATCAAACATATCATGGCAGATGAACTTGTCATCGAGCTAATCAGGCCGCCAAAGTTTTACAGAGAAAACACTGCCAATTTCACCGGAGAATTTGTCGAGTGTAGCGACTTCACCGACTACAAGCAAGCCAGTCAGATCATGATACACCGTCTCGAAGGACACACCGAACTTGTATGCCAGGAGCTTAAAATCATGAAGTCACTTGACATATATCGGCAAAGACACGACAATGCTAGTGCTGCTGTGGACAGCGGACTTCCATATCCATATGCTAACATGATGAAGCGTCCGATCGATAAGTTCCAGACGCTTGATGAATGGGAAGAGGATAGCCTCTCGCGCTTAAAGTCTGGACAGGACCcctctgctgccagcagTATACGCAAACAAATCCTCCATGACGACGGAGAGAATCATCCCGGACCAGTCCGAGATGCTGTCGTGACTTCTGACCATACGACCCTCAGGATGACACAGGAGCGCATGGGTAACGATTTTCGTACTGCGGCTAGACGGAGGGGAATGCTGCCCTGCATTTTTCACATTGGTGAGCCACTCAAATACCCTGATCATACTGGGACTTATGAGTTCACGTCGCAACTGCTGTAAGTACTGCGATCCAAAGACAAACCGCTATCACTAATCTGTACAGGCGGCACTTGGCGTCAGTGCACGGATTTCATGCTTGTCAGAAGTGTTTCACATTGCGTGCAACGGCTTCACAGTTGCACGACCATATCTGCAAGAAAAATTGTGCAAACGCAAGCTGCAGGAGGGCTGTTCTCTTGGGGGTGGATCCGCCGATGGTTTGCCAATGCATTACGACTCAGGAGGAACAGTGGCAAGAGCTCTACAAATTGCAGTACAATTCGTTGGACCAAGCTGCGACGAGTAGGACTCCGGAGGAACAATGGCAAGAGCTCTACAAATTGCAGTTCAATTCGTTGGACAAAGCTGCGACGAGTAGGAATGCCGCTCCATCCACCATTGGGGGCGATGAGGATACCTTACATGACATTGATCGTGCTGGCGAACTCAAAGTATCGAAGGATGGACAATTACGTGGCGGTCGTGAGTATCAGTGCAGAACCTTTACGCTCCCAGGCCGTGGCACTACGATTTACATGTTAGCTACTGAATGTGCTCGTGTACTGGGCTACCGCGACTCTGACATTCTGTT encodes:
- a CDS encoding uncharacterized protein (MEROPS:MER0042897); protein product: MPTEEQARRIANAINYAVNVEGVDIISLSFGFAQEVPIINQAIEGAVGRPERPCLVFAAASNFGGNDEVQWPACHDRVICIHAADGIGNKYSRNVRMENSHKEFATLGCEVQALVRPGVRGTKSGTSVATPVAAGIASLLLDDVLLNQADYLLRFPESTSDEYSMRVHELRRCKGMSNALQKMAIPRDGYNYLRPWKLLHNHHVTKSLRVETILNAAAGTKRIRPLSTYCKTTKRRHD
- a CDS encoding uncharacterized protein (CAZy:AA5), whose translation is MKLQWSLVALATAVNASHKYLEEAMRGERVSGYGTYDKPSWEPSFKDQSPPYKAHRITREDWDLSCSSGETSCRDAVDGSNTTAWRSEPGQSPYITIDLHDHYAVSAVVVLPPIDLNSSAGLITHHEIYLSHDAKNWGSPVAHGMWPTTNRQRLAAFEPMSARYVRLVATSSDEGSPFWIGISELNIYANLYTIPKDPSRGIWGPTIDLPVVPASGAQVATGEVLLWSSWGDDQFHSTPGGKTAMSFWDFRSNTVSKRIVSNTHHDMFCPGIAIDGTGNMVVTGGNDAAQTSLFVASENKWHSAKPMKLERGYQATTTLSDGRVFVIGGSWAGGSNIDKNGEVYDPATREWTSLPGARVEPMLTDDMEGPWRADNHGWLFGWKNRTVFQAGPSQRMNWYFVEGNGDVLPAGQRLEDEDSMSGNAVMFDATKGKILTFGGSPDYEKSLAHANAHIITLGNPGDEVDVRPAGKGGAMNYKRVFHTSVVLPDGKVFIVGGQTYGVAFNEENIQFTPELYNPETDTFEEMQHNNIVRTYHSVSILVPDGRVLTGGGGLCGNCSANHYDAQLFTPPYLLTDSGDERERPAFASNLPRTVGVGGRLFFSTTTKIASAALIRISSATHTVNTDQRRVPLVLSRYGFFKNKYSVQVPIDPGVVIPGYWMLFVMDVHGTPSIAQTILVTVKQNVKHGAAFSDESEPYLFRIQEGLRR